A portion of the Paenibacillus marchantiae genome contains these proteins:
- a CDS encoding tubulin-like doman-containing protein, whose protein sequence is MKPIVREHIQQLDVSLGGGIVSEKIRVDTIDNPILIIGLGGTGIDALLRLKYQINRRFKLPQDPVSKKKMDKPSNVEFLAFETNEQDRAKKYKGIGLDPINEFVLLSNAEIGGLLQNRSVLEPYITDWLSPELSITDGMNGAAGVRQAGRLLLFTKINQVVQAIDKKIKTLSVGTNKKLMVFLLTGLSGGTGSGCFLDISYIVRGIIERDHGSAGIDRVNTLGYLFTPDVNLSNKSLSEHTREYIRKNGYAALKELDYWMNVDSRGERFSQKYGNILTVNSPLPPFNLCHLISATNTEGKLLENAYDYCMNVTAENITNFMASEEKQSGEEFAIHDYISNIRTNIAQMNKAYPANYDYNIIGASSAVLPIEEMTTYLAYRMFDKMNTMFSKAPNQEDTEKFARKLGIDLESVVKSFEARVPEPLPGYQNSERLSYGNVVKSQVVNMDTELEQNFLARAREEYIKAKKQLPGEIAGQFTEQIRRMFLHPEQGPFYVSRLIYTEKGFCVLKMIQSYIETLRENAFRIPRDIEAAQEQSEEKLGDAKSAFVSKEKKKNAYIEAKIHEYWLHADVERNDQMIEFYEDLYELLNQENSRIYNVFTETLNALSSIFSKNGDILTRGEEQSDHKGNKTYYWNVVSVPDIVSVVDGLLDKRDTDDLIRDFSRELLENSSQWVKENEIDIVSSISDFLTEKFGDLITRSMEDFLVIKYGQDESVEKFVERFIAGKLDDEAVPVFNLSNSTGSLHFPSWGFVSVPAQAPGILRGIRNYQNNAVGKSHFTVKESEVRNRIFWLNTRNGVPLFVYTPLKVYEESYERTILDKEGIGRHLVQTEKNNWTYLPSPIPEKSWGDVYENARVKQYNARVRTEFEQALGYNIVTAKSIDENTSNRYAIVTTEPFDLSAKLAAYDMRLTSTTPNLGEVKRAVIELKRLQSEGLPRVSVKDIFGSINEDMAKENLVRSPQLIARVREELAKMNAISVKVAELEGILAQHQDEEQWYDRFIEALYTDTIVKKGALYVYDRDPEEDAWEPFANLMKSRNFAEYEVFGNFRGLAEKDRSTLLRKASRRDNDLTASEDITPLLTKLDDLAALYMESRDRLEYERVELANGEDIYQFYRTMSSKLNDIRRRLK, encoded by the coding sequence ATGAAACCGATTGTTAGAGAACATATTCAGCAACTGGATGTATCGCTTGGCGGAGGGATTGTCAGTGAGAAAATCAGAGTCGATACGATTGATAACCCGATTCTGATTATCGGTCTTGGAGGAACAGGTATTGATGCGCTGTTGCGTCTTAAATACCAGATTAACCGACGTTTCAAGTTGCCACAGGACCCGGTATCCAAGAAAAAAATGGACAAACCGTCCAACGTGGAGTTTCTTGCTTTTGAAACGAACGAACAGGATCGCGCCAAAAAGTATAAAGGCATCGGACTCGATCCAATTAATGAATTTGTACTGTTGTCCAATGCCGAGATTGGTGGATTGCTTCAGAACCGCAGCGTATTGGAGCCGTATATTACGGACTGGCTGTCTCCGGAGCTGAGCATCACCGATGGCATGAACGGCGCCGCAGGTGTGCGTCAGGCTGGACGCCTGCTTCTTTTCACGAAGATTAACCAGGTCGTGCAGGCGATCGATAAAAAGATCAAAACATTATCTGTAGGCACGAACAAAAAACTGATGGTGTTCCTGCTGACTGGTCTTTCCGGCGGTACGGGAAGTGGATGCTTCCTTGATATCTCCTATATCGTGCGCGGGATTATCGAACGTGATCACGGCTCTGCCGGGATTGACCGCGTGAACACGCTTGGATATTTGTTCACCCCAGACGTGAACCTATCCAACAAAAGCTTGAGTGAACACACTCGTGAGTACATCCGCAAGAATGGATACGCTGCGCTCAAGGAATTGGATTATTGGATGAACGTGGACAGCCGGGGTGAGCGTTTCTCCCAAAAATACGGCAACATTCTGACGGTGAATTCACCGCTGCCACCGTTCAACCTGTGTCATCTGATTTCTGCTACCAATACGGAAGGCAAATTACTGGAGAATGCTTATGATTACTGCATGAACGTCACCGCCGAGAACATCACCAACTTTATGGCGAGTGAGGAAAAGCAATCCGGCGAGGAGTTTGCCATCCACGATTATATCAGCAACATTCGCACGAACATTGCTCAGATGAACAAAGCCTATCCGGCCAACTATGATTACAACATTATCGGTGCATCCTCAGCGGTACTGCCGATTGAAGAAATGACGACTTATCTGGCTTACCGCATGTTCGACAAAATGAACACCATGTTCTCCAAAGCACCGAACCAGGAGGATACCGAGAAGTTTGCCCGCAAGCTGGGCATTGATCTCGAAAGTGTGGTCAAGTCCTTTGAAGCCCGTGTGCCGGAGCCGCTGCCAGGTTACCAGAACAGTGAGCGTCTATCCTATGGCAATGTAGTGAAATCACAGGTCGTGAACATGGACACCGAACTGGAGCAGAACTTCCTGGCTCGTGCCCGTGAAGAATATATCAAGGCGAAGAAGCAGCTGCCGGGAGAGATTGCGGGTCAGTTCACCGAACAGATCCGGCGTATGTTTTTGCATCCTGAACAGGGTCCGTTCTATGTCTCCCGTCTGATCTACACTGAAAAAGGCTTCTGTGTACTGAAGATGATTCAGTCGTACATTGAAACCCTGCGTGAGAATGCCTTCCGCATTCCGCGTGATATTGAGGCTGCTCAGGAGCAGTCGGAAGAGAAGCTGGGCGATGCGAAGAGTGCTTTCGTCTCCAAAGAGAAGAAGAAGAATGCTTATATTGAAGCAAAAATTCATGAGTACTGGCTGCATGCCGATGTGGAACGCAATGATCAGATGATTGAGTTCTACGAAGACCTGTACGAATTGCTGAACCAGGAGAACAGCCGCATTTATAACGTATTTACTGAAACGCTGAACGCACTCAGCTCGATCTTCTCCAAAAACGGGGATATCCTGACACGCGGCGAAGAACAGTCTGATCACAAAGGCAACAAAACGTATTACTGGAACGTTGTAAGTGTGCCGGATATCGTCAGTGTGGTGGATGGACTGCTGGACAAGCGTGATACGGATGATCTGATCCGTGACTTCTCGCGTGAATTGCTGGAGAACTCCAGCCAGTGGGTGAAAGAAAACGAGATCGATATCGTCAGCTCCATCTCTGATTTCCTGACTGAGAAGTTCGGCGATCTGATTACCCGCTCGATGGAGGACTTCCTGGTTATCAAATATGGACAGGACGAGTCTGTCGAGAAATTCGTGGAACGTTTCATTGCAGGCAAACTGGATGATGAGGCGGTTCCGGTGTTCAATCTGAGCAACAGCACAGGCAGTCTGCATTTCCCATCCTGGGGATTCGTATCGGTGCCAGCACAGGCGCCGGGCATTCTGAGAGGGATTCGCAACTATCAGAACAATGCGGTGGGCAAATCTCATTTTACCGTTAAGGAAAGTGAAGTGCGCAACCGGATCTTCTGGCTGAACACTCGCAACGGGGTACCACTGTTTGTGTACACACCACTCAAAGTATATGAGGAAAGTTATGAACGTACCATTTTGGACAAAGAAGGTATCGGACGCCATCTGGTGCAAACCGAAAAGAATAACTGGACCTATCTGCCGTCGCCAATTCCAGAAAAGTCATGGGGAGATGTGTACGAGAACGCCCGGGTCAAGCAGTACAATGCCCGTGTACGTACCGAATTCGAGCAGGCGCTCGGATACAACATTGTGACAGCCAAATCCATTGATGAGAATACAAGCAACCGCTATGCAATTGTGACAACGGAACCGTTCGACCTGTCCGCGAAGCTCGCTGCCTACGACATGCGCCTGACGTCCACCACGCCGAACCTGGGTGAAGTGAAGCGGGCAGTTATTGAATTGAAACGCCTGCAATCCGAAGGATTGCCACGGGTGTCGGTGAAGGACATTTTCGGAAGTATTAATGAAGATATGGCCAAAGAAAACCTGGTGCGTTCCCCGCAGCTGATCGCGCGGGTACGTGAAGAACTGGCGAAGATGAACGCCATCTCGGTCAAAGTCGCCGAGCTGGAAGGCATTCTCGCTCAGCATCAGGACGAGGAGCAGTGGTATGACCGCTTCATCGAAGCACTCTACACCGATACCATTGTGAAGAAAGGCGCGCTGTACGTCTATGACCGTGATCCGGAAGAAGACGCATGGGAGCCGTTTGCGAACCTGATGAAGAGCCGTAACTTTGCCGAATATGAAGTGTTTGGCAACTTCCGTGGATTGGCAGAGAAGGATCGCAGCACATTGCTGCGCAAAGCTTCCCGCCGTGATAACGACCTGACCGCTTCCGAAGATATCACGCCACTGCTTACGAAGTTGGATGATCTGGCTGCATTGTACATGGAATCCCGTGATCGTCTGGAATACGAGCGAGTGGAACTGGCAAACGGGGAAGACATCTACCAGTTCTACAGAACGATGTCATCGAAACTGAATGACATTCGCAGAAGGCTGAAGTAA
- a CDS encoding vWA domain-containing protein, with protein MLRTSKIRWLSGTLVLLAFLTLLLPQALLPHAAAAQAQTSGIDAVLVADVSNSMNTSDRDKISNEAMKMFIDMLPVQGDKVGIVAYTDQVEREKALLEIQSDADKSSLKDFIDQLGRGPYTDISVGVAEAVNVLNHGADASHSPMIVLLADGNNDFNKTKGRTQSQSDADLAKAVKEAQDQGIPVYTIGLNADGKLNKDALADLAQQTGGKSFITDTPDDLPQILSEIFADHAKLNVVKLPSISGNGSYQEVTVNVPNDSVLEANISIMSSKQVQIELTDPSGKAVDLNSDVAKLSTSKSYSLVKLLKPQEGDWKLRVKGAPKDSIDINLLFNYDLQLVVDPIKTKSYTKGDKVDLTAKLENGGQPLQDNDLYADMKATLVVNDQDTGKSTEQPLENTGSGFAGTFEVPDKHNYELVIRAEEDSFYRESAPITINAGGAAGSGTQPTTPAGEQDKPFPWMPVILGVIALIVVAVGVWFLLGWLKRKNRGFVGQMVVEIRDENTGDKSYPQYKKLASFRGRFHLHQLLQLDPELKETEKYVFTPSNGDRIIIRNTAGGTLEKSGRTVDASSGVELKNGDRLSIPLQQADKTILIEYLV; from the coding sequence ATGCTGCGGACAAGCAAAATACGCTGGCTCAGCGGAACTCTGGTTCTGCTGGCATTTCTAACGCTACTGCTACCTCAGGCGTTGCTGCCACATGCTGCAGCGGCTCAGGCACAGACAAGCGGAATCGATGCGGTACTTGTAGCCGATGTAAGTAATTCAATGAATACAAGTGACCGTGACAAGATCAGCAATGAAGCCATGAAAATGTTTATTGATATGCTGCCGGTCCAAGGGGACAAGGTAGGGATTGTCGCTTACACCGATCAGGTGGAGCGGGAAAAGGCATTGCTGGAGATTCAGTCCGATGCGGACAAGAGCAGCCTGAAAGATTTTATTGATCAGCTCGGCCGAGGGCCATATACCGATATCTCTGTCGGAGTGGCTGAAGCGGTGAATGTGCTGAACCATGGGGCAGACGCATCTCACTCGCCAATGATCGTGCTGCTGGCTGATGGCAACAACGATTTTAACAAAACCAAAGGTCGCACCCAGTCTCAATCCGATGCGGATCTGGCAAAGGCCGTCAAAGAAGCACAGGATCAGGGGATTCCCGTCTATACGATCGGGCTGAACGCAGACGGCAAACTGAACAAGGACGCACTTGCAGATCTGGCTCAGCAGACCGGAGGCAAGTCTTTTATCACAGATACACCGGATGATCTGCCGCAGATTCTGAGTGAGATTTTCGCCGATCATGCCAAACTGAATGTCGTGAAGCTGCCCTCCATTTCAGGAAACGGCAGTTATCAGGAAGTTACCGTGAACGTACCGAACGACAGTGTACTTGAAGCCAACATCTCGATTATGTCTTCAAAACAAGTCCAGATTGAATTAACCGATCCTTCAGGCAAGGCCGTAGATCTAAACTCTGACGTAGCCAAGCTTTCCACTTCCAAGAGTTATTCCTTGGTGAAGCTGCTCAAGCCTCAGGAAGGCGACTGGAAACTTCGGGTAAAAGGGGCTCCGAAAGACAGCATCGATATCAACCTGTTGTTCAACTATGATCTCCAGCTCGTTGTGGACCCAATTAAGACCAAGTCCTATACGAAGGGCGACAAAGTCGATCTGACCGCCAAGCTGGAGAATGGAGGGCAGCCGCTGCAGGATAATGATCTGTATGCCGATATGAAGGCGACGTTGGTCGTAAACGATCAGGATACAGGCAAAAGCACAGAACAGCCGCTCGAAAACACGGGCTCCGGGTTCGCCGGAACGTTTGAAGTGCCGGACAAACATAACTACGAGCTTGTTATCCGTGCAGAAGAAGACAGCTTCTACCGGGAAAGTGCTCCAATTACGATCAATGCGGGCGGAGCAGCCGGTAGCGGAACTCAGCCAACGACACCTGCGGGCGAGCAGGACAAGCCGTTTCCATGGATGCCTGTTATTTTGGGCGTGATCGCCTTGATCGTTGTAGCTGTGGGTGTCTGGTTCCTGCTAGGCTGGCTGAAACGCAAAAACCGTGGATTTGTCGGACAGATGGTTGTCGAAATTCGCGATGAGAATACCGGGGACAAGTCGTACCCGCAATATAAAAAGCTGGCATCCTTCCGGGGCAGATTCCATCTGCACCAGCTGTTACAGCTGGACCCTGAATTGAAGGAAACCGAGAAATATGTATTTACGCCCAGCAATGGGGATCGAATTATAATCCGTAACACCGCTGGCGGAACGTTGGAGAAATCCGGCCGTACCGTTGATGCAAGCTCAGGCGTTGAACTGAAGAACGGTGACCGACTGAGCATTCCGCTGCAACAGGCGGACAAAACGATTTTAATTGAGTATCTGGTGTAA